The Longimicrobiales bacterium nucleotide sequence AAACGCTCTCCTCTGAGCACCCCCGGTCCGTCAACCATCTGCCCGCATGAAGAGACTTGGCCCACACCAACGGAGCGGCGCGGTCGGTCGGACAGGAGATCGAGCACCACATGCGGATGCACCAATCCCGGACCGTACTCATCCACCTCCACCACAGCAGCACGGTCCGCGCCTGTGATCGATGCTGCCTCTGAAACGTTCCTCAGTAAGGCCTTCCGCCCAGGAGCAGCACTGCATAGAGATTCAGTGACCCGCAAGCATTGCAGCCGGCGGTCACGGTAATCGTCGAGTTTTAGGACGTTGGTTCTGGACATAAAATGCCCTTCGGGTACTTTGTCGGGGGGCACGAAAGCAACTTAGCATACCGTCTCGCTTGTGGCACAACGATCGCGTGCATTCCCACCTCCCCCCGCGGCGCCAAACAGCGGAACTCACATGCCAGATGCCAAGCGAGACCTAAGTACCGATCTCGGGCTCGTCCTGTTGGCGGTGATCTGGGGCGTGAACTTTTCGGTCGTCAAGGTCGTCCTGGCGGAGTTGGAACCGCTTGCGTTCAACGCTCTTCGATTCCCTTTGGCCGCCTGGGTCATGTGGGTCCTCGTGCGCCACTTACCTGGGCCAAGGGTGCCAGCTCGCAAAGACCTGGGACGGATCGTCGCCCTGGGGATTCTCGGCAACGTCGTCTATCAGCTGTGCTTCATCTTCGGACTCGACTGGACCCTGGCGGGGAACGCGAGTTTGATGCTCTCCACCACTCCGATTTGGACGGTAATCCTGTCGGCCGCAGTGGGTCACGAGCGAGTCAACACATGGGTCGCGGTAGGAGTCGCCGGCACGTTCGCCGGGATGATTCTAGTCATCCTCGGCGGTGGCGACGGCTTCGACCTCAGCAGTCAAACTCTTCGAGGTGACATCATCATGGTGTTCGCCTCGATCCTCTGGTCGATCTACACGGTAGGGAGTCGGCGTCCCGTCGGGACGTACGGGGCGCTCAGGATGACCGCTTGGACGCTGTGGGCTGGAACCCCGTTCATCTTCTTCATGGGGGTCCCGGACCTTCTGCGAACGGACCTAACGATGATCTCGGTGGGAGCCTGGGTCGGCGTTGCATACGCCGGCATCATGTCCGTCGGTGTAGCATACCTGCTCTGGTATCGAGGCGTGCAGAGGCTGGGTAATAACCGAACTGCGATCTACTCGAACCTCGTGCCGGTCGCCGCTCTCGGTACCGCTTGGGTTTGGCTGGGCGAGCTGCCGCGGCCTCTACAACTGCTCGGCGCCGCGGTGATTCTCGTTGGCCTGTCGGTCGCTCGGTTGGCTCAGCCGCCCGACCCGAGTTGATCCCGGTGGAGTAACTCCGGGAACTCGTAGTAGAGAACACCTTCTTTCGAGATCTCCGAGCGGACCCGGAAGCCATCATCCATCGAAGTCAGGATGTTCTCTGCCGCTGGTAACGACAGATTCATATCGGCAGCGACTTCGGTGACCGTCA carries:
- a CDS encoding DMT family transporter translates to MPDAKRDLSTDLGLVLLAVIWGVNFSVVKVVLAELEPLAFNALRFPLAAWVMWVLVRHLPGPRVPARKDLGRIVALGILGNVVYQLCFIFGLDWTLAGNASLMLSTTPIWTVILSAAVGHERVNTWVAVGVAGTFAGMILVILGGGDGFDLSSQTLRGDIIMVFASILWSIYTVGSRRPVGTYGALRMTAWTLWAGTPFIFFMGVPDLLRTDLTMISVGAWVGVAYAGIMSVGVAYLLWYRGVQRLGNNRTAIYSNLVPVAALGTAWVWLGELPRPLQLLGAAVILVGLSVARLAQPPDPS